In Roseomonas fluvialis, one genomic interval encodes:
- the gluQRS gene encoding tRNA glutamyl-Q(34) synthetase GluQRS, which produces MGATANVTRFAPSPTGLLHLGHAHAALTAWRAARETGGRFLLRIEDIDPTRCRPDFTDAIRQDLAWLGLDWDGPVRVQSRHLTDYRAVLDALAARGLLYPCFCTRSDIAREIAASAAAPHGPDGPLYPGTCRRLSADQRATRMAAGEPHALRIDMAAALAAVPAPLTFREHASPRRCDPARFGDAVLARKDIPASYHLCVTHDDALQGVTLVTRGVDLLPATDLHRLLQALMGWPAPDYAHHALLTDATGRRLAKRDRAATLRDLREAGMSPAEVLRLAGG; this is translated from the coding sequence ATGGGCGCAACCGCCAACGTCACCCGCTTCGCCCCCAGCCCGACCGGGCTGCTGCACCTGGGCCACGCGCATGCGGCGCTGACGGCCTGGCGCGCCGCGCGCGAGACCGGCGGCCGCTTCCTGCTGCGCATCGAGGACATCGACCCCACCCGCTGCCGCCCCGACTTCACCGACGCGATCCGGCAGGACCTGGCCTGGCTCGGCCTCGATTGGGATGGCCCGGTGCGCGTGCAGTCGCGCCACCTGACCGACTACCGCGCCGTGCTCGATGCGCTGGCGGCACGCGGGCTGCTGTACCCGTGCTTCTGCACGCGCAGCGACATCGCGCGCGAGATCGCCGCCAGCGCCGCCGCACCGCACGGGCCGGACGGGCCGCTCTATCCCGGCACCTGCCGGCGGCTTTCGGCGGACCAGCGCGCGACGCGCATGGCGGCGGGCGAACCCCACGCCCTGCGTATCGACATGGCGGCCGCGCTGGCTGCGGTGCCTGCGCCGCTGACGTTCCGCGAACATGCGAGCCCGCGCCGCTGCGACCCCGCACGCTTCGGCGACGCGGTGCTGGCGCGCAAGGACATCCCGGCCTCCTACCACCTGTGCGTCACCCATGACGACGCGCTGCAGGGCGTCACGCTGGTGACGCGCGGGGTCGACCTGCTGCCCGCCACCGACCTGCATCGCCTGCTGCAGGCGCTGATGGGCTGGCCCGCGCCGGACTACGCCCACCACGCGCTGCTGACCGACGCGACCGGCAGGCGGCTGGCCAAGCGCGACCGCGCGGCCACGCTGCGGGATCTGCGCGAGGCGGGCATGAGCCCCGCCGAGGTACTGCGCCTCGCCGGCGGCTGA